In Candidatus Zymogenaceae bacterium, a single genomic region encodes these proteins:
- a CDS encoding thiolase family protein — protein sequence MGKKRTAIVATGQTHHRSSRLDVNGIELINEAVVRCLEDGDLTIEDIDAVVIGNMDHFEGINYVDTWSIDGSGGFMKPTFKLTTGGTTGSTVGQSGFYLTASGMFDKVLCIGWEKNSESDTTAAITTAFDPIWDRLVFAGAIGGLAVEATKYMSEYGATEEDAAHVAVRDRTHALNNPYAQLRKPITLEDVMSSPMLSDPIKLLDVCPRTDGACAVVWANEDYAEKICSRPAWYHAGSVKHPFNLLGDTDLTTLVSMELASKEAYKKAGIKEPLKEIDVMELYLPYSCAGLSWIEAIGLCERGGAPRLVRDGVTNMDGELPINPSGGVIATNCIGATALLRMAEAAIQVMGKGGDRQVPDVETAVATGFGGCFWSDISVLRSKKP from the coding sequence ATGGGTAAAAAGAGAACGGCAATTGTGGCCACCGGCCAGACCCATCACCGCTCCAGCCGCCTGGATGTCAACGGCATTGAGTTGATAAACGAGGCGGTGGTCCGGTGCCTGGAGGACGGTGACCTGACCATAGAGGATATCGATGCCGTGGTCATCGGCAACATGGACCACTTTGAGGGCATCAATTACGTTGATACGTGGAGCATCGACGGCAGCGGCGGATTTATGAAACCGACCTTCAAGCTGACCACCGGCGGCACCACCGGCTCAACCGTCGGGCAGTCAGGCTTCTACCTCACCGCGTCCGGCATGTTCGACAAGGTTTTGTGTATCGGGTGGGAGAAAAACTCCGAATCCGACACCACCGCAGCCATCACCACCGCCTTCGACCCGATATGGGACCGCCTGGTCTTCGCCGGGGCCATCGGCGGCCTGGCGGTGGAGGCAACCAAGTATATGTCAGAATACGGGGCCACCGAGGAGGATGCGGCTCACGTAGCGGTGCGGGATCGCACCCACGCCCTGAACAACCCCTACGCCCAGTTGAGAAAGCCGATCACCCTCGAGGACGTTATGAGTTCCCCGATGTTGTCCGATCCCATCAAGCTCCTGGACGTATGCCCCCGTACCGACGGTGCGTGCGCGGTGGTGTGGGCAAATGAGGACTACGCTGAAAAGATATGTTCGAGACCGGCTTGGTATCACGCCGGATCGGTCAAACATCCCTTCAACCTGCTTGGGGATACGGACCTCACGACGCTCGTCTCCATGGAGCTTGCGTCGAAGGAGGCCTACAAGAAGGCGGGCATCAAGGAGCCCCTCAAGGAAATCGACGTGATGGAGCTCTATCTCCCCTATTCCTGCGCCGGACTTTCCTGGATCGAGGCGATCGGCCTGTGCGAGCGGGGCGGCGCCCCCAGGCTTGTCAGGGACGGAGTGACGAACATGGACGGGGAGCTTCCTATCAATCCCTCCGGCGGCGTCATCGCCACAAACTGCATCGGCGCCACGGCTCTGCTCCGAATGGCCGAGGCGGCCATTCAGGTCATGGGCAAGGGAGGCGATCGACAGGTTCCGGACGTTGAAACAGCTGTGGCCACCGGGTTCGGCGGGTGTTTCTGGTCAGACATCTCCGTCTTAAGAAGTAAAAAACCATAA
- a CDS encoding Zn-ribbon domain-containing OB-fold protein, with translation MHSGEGEQPFHYAIGRYGSKFLSEIRDNKQFYGIKCPKCGKVYVPPREVCGPCFTKMTEWVKVADEGKLYSYTILRFAFLDPETGKQKPVPYGYAFITLDGADTAFQHFVEITDESKVKVGARVKAIFEDKRYGKITDIKHFVIID, from the coding sequence ATGCATTCCGGAGAGGGGGAACAGCCGTTCCATTATGCGATCGGCCGCTACGGCAGCAAGTTCCTGTCCGAGATTCGAGATAACAAGCAGTTTTACGGCATCAAGTGTCCCAAGTGCGGGAAGGTATACGTGCCGCCCCGCGAGGTATGCGGTCCCTGTTTTACCAAGATGACCGAATGGGTCAAGGTGGCCGACGAGGGAAAACTGTATTCATACACCATCCTTCGCTTCGCCTTTCTGGATCCGGAAACCGGCAAGCAGAAACCGGTGCCCTACGGCTACGCCTTCATCACCCTGGACGGGGCCGACACGGCCTTCCAGCATTTCGTGGAGATTACCGACGAATCCAAGGTAAAGGTGGGCGCCCGGGTCAAGGCGATCTTTGAGGATAAACGATACGGGAAGATTACCGACATCAAGCACTTCGTCATCATCGACTAA
- a CDS encoding helix-turn-helix domain-containing protein: MTKTFGEYVRSRREELRLTDPSYSVRQVAYRIGVQPAYLSSVERGLQSPPSEEKIRLLARELNEDPDVLLAMAGKVSADLLEVIRTRPKLFARLIRELKHQPDRTIDHVTRQVRDGDW, encoded by the coding sequence ATGACAAAGACATTCGGAGAATACGTGCGAAGCCGCAGGGAGGAGCTGCGGCTCACCGATCCATCCTACTCCGTCCGGCAGGTCGCCTATCGCATCGGCGTGCAGCCCGCGTACCTGAGCAGCGTGGAGCGGGGGCTGCAGTCACCGCCGTCCGAGGAAAAAATCCGCCTGCTGGCACGGGAGCTGAACGAGGACCCGGACGTGCTTCTGGCGATGGCGGGTAAGGTATCCGCGGACCTCCTGGAGGTCATCCGAACGCGGCCAAAGCTCTTCGCCCGGCTCATCCGGGAATTGAAACATCAACCCGATCGCACCATCGATCACGTCACCAGACAGGTTCGAGACGGCGACTGGTAA